The following are from one region of the Sulfurimicrobium lacus genome:
- a CDS encoding DUF3108 domain-containing protein — MRLLLLLSVFLTSVALAAPPQQVTAKYRVIKSGQLVGEVNERFERNGQQYRIESTTSATGIFALFARGAIRLQSSGEITKDGLRPLHFEHHRGADPAKLIVADFDWGKLVVSHKYDGKVETAPLLPGTQDRLSQLYQFMFQAPGKRDVDFNISTGRKLTPYHYRFVKEETTAVSAGTFQTIHLSKERTADEDGIELWLAKSSHYFPVRIVFDEKNGSRLEQQLESLSFKMD; from the coding sequence ATGCGCCTGCTCCTCCTGCTCTCGGTATTTTTGACCAGCGTCGCGCTGGCCGCGCCACCACAACAGGTTACGGCCAAGTACCGCGTCATCAAGAGCGGCCAACTGGTAGGCGAGGTAAACGAGCGCTTCGAACGCAATGGCCAGCAGTACCGCATTGAAAGCACCACCAGCGCAACGGGCATCTTCGCCCTGTTTGCCAGGGGAGCCATCCGCCTCCAGAGTAGCGGCGAAATCACCAAAGACGGCCTGCGCCCCCTGCATTTCGAGCACCATCGCGGCGCCGATCCGGCCAAGCTGATCGTCGCCGACTTCGACTGGGGAAAACTCGTCGTCAGCCACAAATACGACGGCAAGGTCGAAACCGCCCCTTTGCTTCCGGGCACCCAGGACCGCCTCAGCCAGCTCTACCAGTTCATGTTCCAGGCGCCAGGAAAGCGCGATGTGGACTTCAATATCAGCACCGGCCGCAAGCTCACGCCCTACCATTACCGCTTCGTCAAGGAAGAAACCACTGCCGTGTCCGCCGGCACTTTTCAGACAATACACCTGAGCAAGGAACGCACTGCCGACGAGGATGGCATCGAACTGTGGCTGGCAAAATCGAGCCACTATTTCCCGGTGCGCATCGTATTCGACGAAAAGAACGGCAGCAGGCTGGAACAGCAACTGGAAAGCCTGTCGTTTAAGATGGACTAG
- a CDS encoding B12-binding domain-containing radical SAM protein, with protein MNSEKQTVLYIRLPCWKIYPGGVIYVADYIHKQRPDIQQHLLDMALIAPADRKRVLREHLDSLRPDIVAFSWRNMQSFGPHPEDDALGVVMNFDYSPNWKRKLKAARSAFSIIYDYTTSRLNNFGYMKLVRKLLPATRIVVGGTAVSIFGKYVAEKCPTDTVIVIGEGEDAMLSIVDGFSQPVGEIYYKDRAGHVEHRPREETFDLHTLTAVDFPYVESIFPEFHSYLNDDIGVHTKRGCPFQCHFCLYNKIEGAHQRYRDPLEIAKEIEALNRNYGVKRIWFTDAQFCSTKKSTEHVGLILDELLPRKLDITWSGYLRLNHLTPELAQKMLATGLGSVDLSFTGSQEIIDTLTLGYSLEQQMDAFRMFRTSAYTDQKIKLYMPLNAPGETVHTLRMTIEKIKELYELFGRDNVLPFIFFIGIQPNTPVERLLISQGYLKPDYNPLSLNPFLIKKLLYNPQPLGRLIGRAYLEAVDSLDASSEYIGRLTMEIIERELNRMPSGNKSRRIGKATIPILKTHE; from the coding sequence ATGAACTCCGAAAAACAGACTGTGCTTTACATCCGCCTGCCGTGCTGGAAGATTTATCCGGGCGGCGTCATCTATGTGGCCGATTACATCCACAAACAGCGCCCCGACATCCAGCAGCACCTGCTGGATATGGCCCTGATTGCGCCCGCCGACCGCAAGCGCGTGCTCCGGGAGCATCTTGACTCGCTCCGGCCGGATATCGTGGCTTTTTCCTGGCGCAACATGCAGTCCTTCGGCCCGCACCCGGAAGACGACGCGCTCGGCGTGGTGATGAATTTCGACTATTCGCCCAACTGGAAGCGCAAACTGAAAGCGGCCAGAAGCGCGTTTTCCATCATTTACGACTACACCACCAGCAGGCTCAACAACTTCGGCTACATGAAGCTGGTGCGCAAGCTGCTGCCCGCGACGCGCATCGTGGTAGGCGGCACGGCGGTCTCCATCTTCGGCAAATACGTTGCCGAGAAATGCCCCACCGACACGGTGATCGTGATCGGCGAAGGCGAGGACGCCATGCTTTCCATTGTCGACGGCTTTAGTCAGCCTGTCGGCGAGATTTATTACAAGGATCGTGCCGGACATGTCGAACATCGCCCGCGCGAGGAAACCTTCGACCTGCACACGCTCACGGCAGTGGACTTCCCTTACGTCGAGTCGATTTTCCCCGAATTCCACAGCTACCTGAACGACGACATCGGCGTGCACACCAAGCGCGGCTGCCCATTTCAGTGCCATTTCTGCCTCTACAACAAGATCGAGGGCGCGCATCAGCGCTACCGCGATCCGCTCGAAATCGCCAAGGAAATCGAAGCGCTCAACCGGAACTACGGCGTCAAGCGGATCTGGTTTACCGACGCGCAATTCTGCTCGACCAAGAAGAGCACCGAACACGTCGGCCTGATCCTCGACGAATTGCTGCCGCGCAAGCTGGACATCACCTGGTCCGGCTATCTGCGCCTCAACCACCTGACGCCGGAGCTGGCGCAGAAGATGCTGGCAACCGGCCTCGGCAGCGTCGACCTGTCCTTCACCGGTTCGCAGGAAATCATCGACACGCTGACCCTGGGATATTCGTTGGAGCAGCAGATGGACGCATTCCGCATGTTCAGGACCAGCGCCTACACGGACCAGAAAATCAAGCTCTACATGCCGCTCAACGCGCCGGGAGAAACCGTCCATACCCTGCGCATGACCATCGAAAAAATCAAGGAACTGTATGAACTGTTCGGTCGCGACAACGTGCTGCCGTTCATCTTCTTCATCGGCATCCAGCCCAACACGCCGGTGGAACGCCTGCTGATCAGCCAGGGATACCTGAAGCCGGACTACAACCCGCTGTCGCTCAATCCGTTCCTGATCAAGAAGCTGCTCTACAACCCGCAGCCGCTGGGACGCCTGATCGGCCGTGCGTACCTCGAAGCGGTCGATTCGCTCGATGCCAGCAGCGAGTACATCGGGCGCCTGACCATGGAAATCATCGAGCGCGAGCTGAACCGCATGCCCAGCGGCAACAAGAGTCGCCGCATCGGCAAGGCCACCATCCCGATTCTGAAGACCCACGAGTAA
- the purN gene encoding phosphoribosylglycinamide formyltransferase: MKRIVILISGRGSNMQAILEAKLPVEIAAVISNKADAKGLETAASHGVNTAVVYHKQYSSRADFDTALAAKIDEFSPDLVVLAGFMRILTPEFVTRYQGRLINIHPALLPAFPGLNTHEKALQEGVKIHGCTVHFVTPTVDHGPIIVQAAVPVLDDDTPDTLAARVLEQEHLVYPQTIRWFAEDRISLDQGKVTVRTSRANTAALRSPWDA, translated from the coding sequence GTGAAGCGTATCGTCATCTTAATTTCAGGTCGCGGCAGCAACATGCAGGCGATCCTGGAAGCCAAGCTGCCGGTCGAGATCGCGGCAGTCATCAGCAACAAGGCCGATGCCAAGGGACTCGAAACTGCTGCCAGCCACGGTGTCAACACCGCCGTGGTATACCACAAGCAATACTCCAGCCGCGCCGACTTCGACACCGCGTTGGCGGCGAAGATCGACGAATTTTCTCCCGATCTGGTCGTGCTGGCCGGCTTCATGCGCATCCTCACGCCGGAATTCGTTACCCGCTACCAGGGCCGCCTGATCAATATTCATCCCGCCCTGCTGCCGGCTTTTCCCGGTCTCAACACGCACGAAAAAGCCCTGCAGGAAGGCGTCAAGATTCACGGCTGCACGGTCCACTTCGTCACCCCCACCGTGGACCACGGACCGATCATCGTTCAGGCCGCCGTTCCGGTACTGGACGACGACACGCCGGACACGCTCGCGGCACGGGTGCTGGAGCAGGAACACCTGGTTTACCCCCAGACCATCCGCTGGTTCGCCGAAGACCGCATTTCGCTGGATCAGGGCAAAGTCACCGTGCGCACGAGCAGAGCGAACACAGCCGCCCTGCGCTCGCCCTGGGACGCGTGA
- a CDS encoding ABC transporter ATP-binding protein → MPNPLPPVYTWPYILGIAREHKKELIAAHVIAVFAALASVPIPLLMPLLVDEVLLHKPGVMVGWIDSRFPTHWHSPLLYISAILALTIVLRLFAAMMGVWQTRNFTLIAKDVSYRLREGLLQRLKRIAMSEYETLGSGAVASHFVTDLNAVDDFIGATISKFLVALLSIIGTAAILLWMHWQLALFILLMNPVVIYFTTVLGKKVKTLKKKENSAFELFQQALTETLDAIQQIRAANREEHYISRVLERARGIRTHAAAFSWKSDAASRLSFMVFLIGFDVFRAISMLMVVFSNLTVGEMMAVFGYLWFMMAPVQEILGIQYAYFSAKAALGRLNRLMQLDEEPHYPALRDPFSGKHTVGVRMENISFRYGDGPLVLNGVDLDIKAGEKIALVGASGGGKSTLVQVILGLYPTESGTLYFDNVPVTQIGMEVVRQHVATVLQHPAIFNDTVRANLTMGCDCNDADLWQALEVAQLKDLVEQLPKGLDTVVGLQGVRISGGQRQRLAIARMILAKPQVVILDEATSALDAETEARLHEALGAFLKDRTTIIVAHRLSAVKQADRVYVFEDGRIIEEGAHEELLKSNGLYSRLYGQLQH, encoded by the coding sequence ATGCCGAATCCGTTACCCCCGGTCTACACCTGGCCCTACATCCTGGGCATCGCCAGGGAGCACAAGAAAGAACTAATCGCCGCCCACGTCATCGCCGTTTTCGCGGCACTGGCGAGCGTCCCCATTCCGCTCCTCATGCCCTTGCTGGTGGACGAAGTGCTGCTGCACAAGCCCGGCGTCATGGTCGGCTGGATCGATAGCCGCTTTCCCACTCACTGGCACAGCCCGCTGCTGTATATCAGCGCCATCCTCGCCCTCACGATAGTGCTGCGCCTGTTCGCCGCGATGATGGGAGTGTGGCAGACGCGCAATTTCACCCTCATCGCCAAGGATGTCTCCTACCGCCTGCGCGAAGGCCTGCTGCAGCGCCTCAAGCGTATCGCCATGTCGGAATACGAAACCCTGGGCAGCGGCGCGGTGGCCTCCCATTTCGTCACCGACCTCAACGCCGTGGACGACTTCATCGGCGCCACCATCAGCAAGTTCCTCGTCGCCCTGCTCTCCATCATCGGCACCGCCGCCATCCTGCTGTGGATGCACTGGCAGCTGGCGCTGTTCATCCTGCTCATGAACCCGGTGGTGATCTACTTCACCACGGTGCTGGGCAAGAAAGTCAAAACCCTCAAGAAGAAGGAAAACAGCGCCTTCGAGCTGTTCCAGCAGGCGCTCACCGAAACCCTCGACGCCATCCAGCAGATCCGCGCCGCCAACCGCGAGGAGCATTACATCAGCCGCGTGCTGGAACGGGCGCGCGGCATCCGCACCCACGCCGCCGCGTTCTCGTGGAAAAGCGACGCCGCCAGCCGCCTGTCGTTCATGGTCTTCCTCATCGGCTTCGACGTGTTCCGCGCCATCAGCATGCTGATGGTGGTGTTCTCCAACCTCACGGTGGGCGAGATGATGGCGGTGTTCGGCTACCTGTGGTTCATGATGGCGCCGGTGCAGGAAATCCTCGGCATCCAGTACGCCTATTTCAGCGCCAAGGCCGCGCTGGGACGCCTCAACCGCCTCATGCAACTGGACGAGGAGCCGCACTACCCCGCCCTGCGCGACCCCTTCAGCGGCAAGCACACCGTCGGCGTGCGCATGGAAAACATCTCGTTCCGCTACGGCGACGGCCCGCTGGTGCTCAACGGCGTCGACCTCGACATCAAGGCCGGGGAAAAGATCGCCCTGGTGGGGGCGTCTGGCGGGGGAAAATCCACGCTGGTGCAGGTCATCCTCGGACTCTACCCCACCGAGTCCGGCACGCTTTATTTCGACAACGTCCCGGTCACGCAGATCGGCATGGAAGTGGTGCGCCAGCACGTGGCGACCGTCCTGCAGCACCCCGCCATTTTCAACGACACGGTGCGCGCCAACCTCACCATGGGCTGCGACTGCAACGACGCGGACCTGTGGCAGGCGCTGGAGGTGGCGCAACTCAAAGACCTGGTGGAACAGCTGCCCAAGGGACTTGACACCGTCGTCGGCCTGCAGGGCGTGCGCATCTCCGGCGGCCAGCGCCAGCGCCTCGCCATCGCGCGCATGATCCTGGCCAAGCCGCAGGTGGTGATACTCGACGAAGCCACTTCCGCCCTGGACGCGGAAACCGAGGCTCGGCTGCACGAAGCGCTAGGGGCGTTTCTCAAGGACCGCACCACGATCATCGTGGCGCACCGCCTCTCGGCGGTCAAACAGGCCGACCGGGTTTACGTGTTCGAGGACGGGCGCATCATCGAAGAAGGCGCCCACGAGGAATTGCTCAAGAGCAACGGGCTGTACAGCAGGTTGTACGGGCAGTTGCAGCACTGA
- a CDS encoding HD-GYP domain-containing protein, with product MKPDNTTAQVDFDFLKTLSILYVEDDDEIRDLLTRFLRRRVGALHTAINGQEGIQAFREHQPDVVVTDIKMPVMDGLEMASIIKASVHEVPIIVITAYSERDYFIRAIEIGVDQYVTKPVNTDTLLQAIFKSAKNRFHKREMDKAEKLIIDSLEQTIGVLSRAIELRDPYTDGHQKRVSLLATAIAEDMGMPSDTITGIRLGSLVHDVGKIRVPAEILSCPRKLSTIEMDIIKTHLQAGYDILAGASFPWPVARMVVEHHERMDGSGYPKGLKGEEICMEARIIAVADVVEAMTSFRPYRPSLGIEAAMDEIQKNRSKLYDQDVVDSCIRVLERSSFKFWG from the coding sequence ATGAAACCCGACAACACCACAGCCCAGGTCGACTTCGACTTCCTGAAGACGCTGTCCATTCTATATGTCGAAGACGACGATGAAATTCGGGATCTTCTGACCCGTTTCCTGCGCCGCCGGGTCGGCGCGCTACATACTGCCATTAATGGCCAGGAAGGCATTCAGGCCTTTCGCGAACACCAGCCTGACGTGGTGGTGACCGACATCAAAATGCCGGTAATGGACGGCCTGGAAATGGCTTCGATCATCAAAGCGTCGGTCCATGAAGTCCCCATCATCGTGATCACGGCCTACAGCGAGCGCGACTACTTCATCCGGGCCATCGAAATCGGGGTGGACCAGTACGTCACCAAGCCGGTCAACACCGACACCCTGCTCCAGGCCATATTCAAGAGCGCCAAGAACCGCTTCCACAAACGGGAGATGGACAAGGCTGAAAAGCTCATCATCGACTCACTGGAACAGACCATAGGCGTGCTTTCGCGGGCCATCGAGCTGCGCGACCCCTACACCGACGGCCACCAGAAGCGGGTTTCCCTGCTGGCGACGGCCATCGCAGAGGATATGGGCATGCCCTCCGACACCATCACCGGCATCCGTCTCGGCAGCCTGGTTCACGACGTGGGCAAGATCCGCGTCCCCGCCGAGATCCTGAGCTGCCCGAGAAAGCTGTCCACCATCGAGATGGACATCATCAAGACCCACCTCCAGGCCGGCTACGACATCCTGGCCGGCGCATCCTTCCCCTGGCCCGTGGCACGCATGGTGGTGGAACACCACGAGCGCATGGACGGATCGGGTTACCCGAAGGGCCTCAAGGGCGAGGAGATATGCATGGAAGCGCGCATCATCGCAGTGGCCGATGTGGTCGAAGCGATGACCTCTTTCCGGCCGTACCGCCCATCGCTGGGGATTGAAGCCGCCATGGACGAAATCCAGAAAAATCGGAGCAAGCTTTACGACCAGGATGTGGTGGACAGCTGCATCCGCGTGCTGGAAAGAAGCAGCTTCAAATTCTGGGGCTGA
- a CDS encoding HEAT repeat domain-containing protein gives MDRIIPDALMLLAPGCPHCPAVLEGLSALVKDGGLGTLEVVNIAVHPERAEQLGVRSVPWVRIGEFDLDGAQTPAELRRWAELAGSPQGMPAYFLYLLKNGRRAKVEEMARQDPQRLLSLVDLLADEESSMAVRLGIGAVLEELQGSGIASAMVPGLGELTRHADPLVRADACHYLSLVGGEEIAPYLRACVDDPDAAVREMVAEILAEMDEIQEDG, from the coding sequence ATGGATAGAATTATTCCCGATGCCCTGATGCTGCTCGCGCCCGGCTGTCCGCATTGCCCGGCGGTGCTGGAAGGCTTAAGCGCGTTGGTGAAGGATGGCGGGCTCGGCACGCTCGAGGTGGTGAACATCGCCGTCCACCCCGAACGGGCGGAACAACTCGGCGTGCGCTCGGTGCCGTGGGTGAGGATCGGCGAATTCGATCTGGATGGCGCGCAGACCCCAGCCGAGTTGCGCCGCTGGGCCGAGCTCGCCGGTTCACCTCAGGGTATGCCGGCTTATTTCCTCTATCTGCTCAAAAACGGACGCCGCGCCAAGGTGGAAGAAATGGCGCGCCAGGACCCGCAGCGCCTGCTCTCGCTGGTCGACCTGCTGGCGGACGAGGAATCCAGCATGGCGGTGCGCCTGGGCATCGGCGCGGTGCTGGAAGAGCTGCAGGGGAGCGGCATCGCCTCGGCCATGGTGCCTGGCCTGGGCGAACTGACCCGCCATGCCGACCCGCTGGTCCGTGCCGACGCCTGTCATTACCTTTCCCTGGTCGGCGGCGAGGAAATCGCCCCCTACCTGCGTGCCTGCGTGGACGATCCGGATGCCGCTGTGCGCGAGATGGTGGCGGAGATTCTGGCCGAAATGGACGAGATTCAGGAAGATGGCTGA
- a CDS encoding protein-L-isoaspartate(D-aspartate) O-methyltransferase: MADDSSQVERLLKDIDWESAQCRSWIGKERLDPRVLEALKEVPRHAFVPAWQVPYAYDNGPLPIGYGQTISQPFIVALMSDMLRTEAHHVVLEVGCGSGYQSAVLSQLVRHVYSVEIVAELAKAAQERLARLGYANVTIRHGDGYHGWPEHAPFDGIIVTAAAPDVPPSLIAQLKPGGRLVIPVGQPHGQQDLMLVEKNAAGEVSSQNMLPVAFVPLTGDHGAEHE; the protein is encoded by the coding sequence ATGGCTGACGACTCAAGCCAGGTCGAGCGATTGCTCAAGGATATCGATTGGGAAAGCGCGCAATGCCGTTCCTGGATCGGCAAGGAGAGGCTCGACCCCCGCGTGCTGGAAGCGCTTAAGGAGGTGCCGCGCCACGCCTTCGTGCCGGCATGGCAAGTACCCTATGCCTACGACAACGGCCCGCTTCCCATCGGGTACGGCCAGACCATTTCCCAGCCCTTCATCGTCGCGTTGATGAGCGACATGCTGCGCACCGAAGCGCATCACGTGGTGCTCGAAGTGGGCTGCGGCTCGGGCTACCAGAGCGCGGTGCTGTCGCAGCTGGTGCGGCACGTCTATAGCGTCGAGATCGTGGCCGAACTGGCAAAAGCGGCGCAGGAACGCCTGGCGCGGCTGGGATACGCCAACGTGACGATACGTCACGGCGACGGCTATCACGGCTGGCCGGAACACGCGCCATTCGACGGCATTATCGTCACCGCCGCCGCGCCCGATGTTCCTCCGTCCCTGATCGCGCAGCTCAAGCCCGGCGGCAGACTGGTGATCCCGGTGGGGCAGCCGCATGGGCAGCAGGATTTGATGCTGGTGGAAAAAAACGCAGCGGGCGAAGTGTCCTCGCAGAATATGCTGCCGGTGGCATTCGTGCCGCTGACCGGCGACCACGGAGCAGAGCATGAGTAA
- a CDS encoding glucosamine--fructose-6-phosphate aminotransferase yields the protein MPKLANSLRNWPSAAFTQTLKDEIGALESGTLPLQKGVSQGGYVDDSNLTCTVLRVTDDERTIHARVGVFFTEIVASCGCGAEPMPQNAYCEMLVSIDKASAEAQFAVLPD from the coding sequence ATGCCGAAACTCGCGAATTCCCTGCGTAACTGGCCATCGGCCGCCTTCACCCAGACGCTAAAAGACGAAATCGGCGCACTGGAATCGGGCACGTTGCCGCTGCAGAAGGGCGTTTCCCAGGGTGGATATGTGGACGACAGCAATCTCACTTGCACGGTGTTGCGCGTTACCGACGACGAACGCACCATCCACGCCCGGGTCGGCGTCTTTTTCACCGAGATCGTCGCCAGCTGCGGCTGCGGCGCGGAACCGATGCCGCAGAACGCCTATTGCGAAATGCTGGTCAGCATCGACAAGGCGAGCGCCGAGGCGCAGTTCGCTGTGCTGCCGGACTGA
- the purM gene encoding phosphoribosylformylglycinamidine cyclo-ligase, with translation MSQPTSLSYRDAGVDIDAGDALVENIKPFAKRTMRPEVLGGLGGFGAMFEIGKKYQNPVLVSGTDGVGTKLKLAFMTGKHDTVGIDLVAMSVNDILVQGAEPLFFLDYFACGKLDVATATDVIKGIAAGCEQAGCALIGGETAEMPGMYPAGEYDLAGFAVGAVEKDKIITGKTIVAGDVVLGLASSGAHSNGYSLVRKIIERSGIDLDSDFHGRPLRDVVLAPTRIYVKPLLKLMGELPVKGMAHITGGGLLENIPRVLQPHLTAVLDKASWPMPPLFSWMQQEGNVAEKEMHRTFNCGIGMVVIVAAEHADAAIASLSASGEQVWRIGRIETKADGQPQTVVQ, from the coding sequence TTGAGCCAGCCTACTTCTCTCAGCTACCGCGACGCCGGGGTGGACATCGACGCCGGTGACGCCTTGGTGGAAAACATCAAGCCCTTCGCCAAACGTACCATGCGCCCCGAGGTTCTGGGCGGCCTGGGCGGTTTCGGCGCGATGTTCGAAATCGGTAAAAAATACCAGAACCCGGTGCTGGTTTCCGGCACCGACGGCGTGGGTACCAAGCTGAAGCTGGCTTTCATGACCGGCAAACACGACACCGTGGGCATCGACCTGGTAGCCATGAGCGTCAACGACATCCTGGTGCAGGGCGCCGAACCGCTGTTCTTCCTCGACTATTTCGCCTGCGGCAAGCTCGACGTGGCGACCGCCACCGACGTCATCAAAGGTATCGCGGCGGGCTGCGAACAGGCCGGCTGCGCGCTGATCGGCGGCGAAACAGCGGAAATGCCCGGCATGTACCCGGCGGGCGAATACGACCTGGCCGGCTTCGCCGTGGGCGCGGTGGAGAAGGACAAGATCATTACCGGCAAAACCATCGTAGCCGGCGACGTGGTGCTGGGACTGGCTTCCAGCGGAGCCCACTCCAACGGCTACTCCCTGGTGCGCAAGATCATCGAGCGTAGCGGCATCGACCTCGACAGCGATTTCCACGGCCGCCCCTTGCGCGACGTGGTGCTGGCGCCGACGCGCATTTACGTCAAGCCGCTGCTCAAGCTGATGGGCGAGCTGCCGGTCAAGGGCATGGCCCACATCACCGGCGGCGGCCTGCTGGAAAACATCCCGCGCGTGCTGCAGCCGCACCTCACCGCGGTGCTGGACAAGGCCAGCTGGCCCATGCCGCCGCTGTTTTCGTGGATGCAGCAGGAAGGCAACGTCGCGGAGAAGGAAATGCACCGCACCTTCAACTGCGGCATCGGCATGGTAGTCATCGTCGCCGCCGAGCACGCGGACGCGGCCATAGCCTCGCTCAGCGCCAGCGGCGAGCAGGTCTGGCGCATCGGGCGCATCGAAACCAAGGCGGACGGGCAGCCCCAGACGGTCGTGCAGTGA
- the hda gene encoding DnaA regulatory inactivator Hda produces MKQLLLDIAADVPPTLDNFLPGRNAELLHTLQTILQGGVGERFVYIWGEPGSGRSHLLRAWIHAALQQGQQAAYVPGEIPEQWEGGGLVAVDDVARLGQDGQIALFHLYNRLRETGGALLVSGPVAPAGLDARPDLLTRLGWGLVYQVHGLNDAEKAVALQAHARERGFSLPQEVLDYLLRHWRRDLPSLMAVLDALDRYTLEQQRPVTLPLLRQLLQLEL; encoded by the coding sequence ATGAAACAGCTCCTGCTCGATATCGCCGCCGACGTGCCCCCAACGCTGGATAATTTCCTCCCAGGGCGCAACGCCGAACTGCTGCACACGCTGCAAACCATCCTGCAGGGCGGGGTGGGAGAGCGTTTCGTCTATATCTGGGGCGAGCCCGGCAGCGGCAGATCGCACCTGTTGCGCGCCTGGATTCACGCCGCGCTGCAGCAGGGGCAGCAAGCTGCCTATGTGCCGGGTGAAATCCCGGAACAATGGGAGGGCGGCGGGCTGGTGGCGGTGGACGACGTGGCGCGTCTCGGCCAGGATGGACAGATTGCACTTTTTCACCTCTACAACCGTCTAAGAGAGACTGGCGGCGCGCTCCTCGTCAGCGGGCCGGTGGCACCGGCGGGGCTTGATGCGCGCCCCGACCTGTTGACCCGGCTGGGCTGGGGGCTGGTCTACCAGGTGCATGGCCTTAACGACGCGGAAAAGGCCGTGGCCCTGCAGGCGCACGCGCGGGAGCGGGGTTTTTCGCTGCCGCAGGAAGTACTGGATTACCTGTTGCGCCACTGGCGGCGCGACCTGCCGTCCCTGATGGCGGTGCTGGACGCGCTCGATCGCTATACCCTGGAACAGCAGCGCCCGGTGACGCTGCCGCTGTTGCGCCAACTGCTGCAACTGGAGCTGTGA
- the greB gene encoding transcription elongation factor GreB: protein MSKAFTRESDDDDEDLDAAPKLPQGTKNYITPGGYRRLLEEFDQLWKGERPELVKVIHWAASNGDRSENGDYIYGKKRLREIDRRIRFLSKRLEYSEVIDPAQRGDCDQVFFGATVTVSNQRGEENTYSIVGMDEVDLGRGHISWISPLAMALLKAREGDVVTLRTPGGVEELDVVEIRYQALDA from the coding sequence ATGAGTAAAGCCTTTACCAGGGAGAGCGATGATGACGACGAGGACCTCGACGCTGCGCCCAAGCTGCCCCAAGGGACGAAAAACTACATCACGCCGGGCGGCTATCGACGCCTGCTGGAGGAGTTCGACCAGCTATGGAAAGGGGAGCGCCCGGAACTGGTGAAAGTGATCCACTGGGCCGCCTCCAACGGCGACCGCTCGGAAAACGGCGATTACATCTACGGCAAGAAGCGCCTGCGCGAAATCGACCGGCGCATTCGTTTTCTCTCCAAGCGGCTGGAATATTCCGAAGTCATCGACCCGGCGCAGCGCGGGGATTGTGACCAGGTGTTCTTCGGCGCCACGGTGACGGTGAGCAACCAGCGCGGCGAAGAGAATACCTACAGCATCGTCGGCATGGACGAGGTCGATCTCGGCCGCGGTCATATCAGCTGGATTTCGCCCCTCGCCATGGCGCTGCTCAAGGCGCGGGAAGGCGACGTGGTGACGCTGCGCACACCGGGCGGAGTGGAAGAGCTGGACGTGGTGGAAATCCGCTACCAGGCGCTTGATGCCTAG